A region of Arabidopsis thaliana chromosome 5, partial sequence DNA encodes the following proteins:
- the TRP1 gene encoding telomeric repeat binding protein 1 (TELOMERE REPEAT BINDING PROTEIN 1 (ATTRP1); CONTAINS InterPro DOMAIN/s: SANT, DNA-binding (InterPro:IPR001005), Homeodomain-like (InterPro:IPR009057), Ubiquitin supergroup (InterPro:IPR019955), HTH transcriptional regulator, Myb-type, DNA-binding (InterPro:IPR017930), Homeodomain-related (InterPro:IPR012287); BEST Arabidopsis thaliana protein match is: TRF-like 1 (TAIR:AT3G46590.1); Has 326 Blast hits to 311 proteins in 42 species: Archae - 0; Bacteria - 0; Metazoa - 10; Fungi - 0; Plants - 290; Viruses - 0; Other Eukaryotes - 26 (source: NCBI BLink).), with the protein MVSHKCVEEFGYASYLVPSNARAPRSARRRSIEKRISKEDDNMCAIDLLATVAGHLSFESGSSLMSIDKLIEDHRVKEEFPEEEKPLMPVALSPYRGSLSPCGFSSVINGKVENEVDGFSYSGGSDACQVGNFSQDVKPDIDGDAVVLDARPNVVVSLGSSSRTEVPSIGNCVSHGVRDDVNLFSRDDDENFSKYIHPRVTKHSPRTVPRIGDRRIRKILASRHWKGGSRHSDTKPWRNYYLHQQRSYPIKKRKNFDHISDSVTDDYRMRTKMHRGSRKGQGASFVASDSHVKLRIKSFRVPELFIEIPETATVGSLKRMVMEAVSTLLSDGHRVGLMVQGKKVRDDNKTLHQTGISQDNSHLDSLDFSLEPSSEMPQLLTSHPLGHACEELLPVCQATKIDNVLESDHHDSALFPSDSLGNNNVTEDSKAMISVALNELSSQSQPPSRKSRRSEQQQQQAAQRRIRRPFSVAEVEALVQAVEKLGTGRWRDVKLCAFEDADHRTYVDLKDKWKTLVHTAKISPQQRRGEPVPQELLNRVLNAHGYWTQQQMQQLQQNVNKLEQETQSQTTEGLLLL; encoded by the exons ATGGTGTCGCATAAGTGTGTAGAAGAATTTGGATACGCAAGCTACCTGGTACCTTCCAATGCAAGAGCACCCAGATCCGCCCGG AGGCGCAGTATCGAGAAGAGGATAAgtaaagaagatgataataTGTGTGCAATTGATCTATTGGCCACCGTAGCTGGACACTTGTCATTTGAGAGTGGGAGTTCTCTCATGTCTATTGACAAACTGATTGAAGATCATCGTGTAAAGGAGGAATTCCCGGAGGAAGAAAAACCTCTAATGCCAGTAGCTTTATCCCCTTATCGGGGATCTTTGAGTCCCTGCGGATTCAGTTCTGTGATAAATGGCAAAGTAGAGAATGAGGTAGATGGTTTTAGTTACTCTGGTGGTAGTGATGCTTGTCAAGTCGGGAACTTCAGTCAAGATGTAAAACCGGATATCGATGGTGATGCAGTAGTTCTGGATGCGAGACCTAATGTTGTAGTTAGTTTAGGTAGTAGTAGTAGAACCGAAGTGCCATCAATTGGGAACTGTGTTTCCCATGGCGTTCGGGAtgatgtaaatttgtttagtagagatgatgatgaaaacttTTCCAAGTACATTCACCCGCGTGTTACAAAACATTCACCTAGGACTGTACCTCGTATTGGGGACAGAAGAATCAGGAAGATATTGGCTTCTAGACATTGGAAAGGAGGTTCAAGGCATTCAG ATACGAAACCGTGGAGAAATTATTACTTGCACCAGCAGAGGAGCTATCCTatcaagaaaaggaaaaacttTGACCACATATCTGATTCCGTTACTGATGATTACCGTATGCGTACTAAGATGCATAGAG GTAGTAGAAAAGGTCAAGGGGCATCCTTTGTGGCAAGCGACTCCCATG TGAAACTACGGATCAAGTCGTTCAGGGTGCCTGAGCTTTTCATAGAGATTCCAGAAACTGCTACTGTTGGCTCATTGAAG AGAATGGTGATGGAAGCAGTGAGCACTTTACTGAGTGATGGACACCGAGTTGGTCTGATGGTTCAGGGGAAGAAAGTCCGTGACGATAACAAAACCCTTCATCAGACTGGTATCTCTCAGGATAACTCCCACCTGGACTCTCTTGATTTTAGCCTTGAACCCAGCTCAGAAATGCCTCAACTGTTAACTAG TCACCCGTTGGGACATGCTTGTGAGGAGCTGCTACCTGTGTGCCAAGCTACTAAAATAGACAATGTGTTGGAATCTGACCATCATGACTCAGCATTATTCCCATCTGACTCATTAGGCAACAATAATGTGACAGAAGATTCTAAAGCTATGATTTCTGTGGCGCTCAACGAATTGTCTTCTCAATCACAACCACCTTCCCGGAAATCTAGAAGAAGTgaacagcagcagcagcaggcTGCACAACGCAGAATTCGTCGACCTTTCTCAGTTGCTGAAGTAGAAGCACTTGTTCAAGCAGTTGAGAAACTCGGTACTGGAAG GTGGAGAGATGTTAAGCTTTGTGCTTTCGAGGATGCTGACCACCGCACTTACGTAGATCTCAAG GATAAATGGAAAACGCTGGTCCACACGGCTAAGATATCTCCACAACAGAGGAGAGGAGAGCCAGTGCCGCAGGAACTTCTAAACCGAGTCTTGAACGCCCATGGCTACTGGACGCAGCAACAGATGCAGCAGCTGCAGCAGAATGTGAACAAGCTGGAGCAGGAGACACAGTCTCAAACGACAGAGGGTCTGTTACTTCTCTAA
- the TRP1 gene encoding telomeric repeat binding protein 1 (TELOMERE REPEAT BINDING PROTEIN 1 (ATTRP1); CONTAINS InterPro DOMAIN/s: SANT, DNA-binding (InterPro:IPR001005), Homeodomain-like (InterPro:IPR009057), Ubiquitin supergroup (InterPro:IPR019955), HTH transcriptional regulator, Myb-type, DNA-binding (InterPro:IPR017930), Homeodomain-related (InterPro:IPR012287); BEST Arabidopsis thaliana protein match is: TRF-like 1 (TAIR:AT3G46590.2); Has 323 Blast hits to 308 proteins in 41 species: Archae - 0; Bacteria - 0; Metazoa - 9; Fungi - 0; Plants - 289; Viruses - 0; Other Eukaryotes - 25 (source: NCBI BLink).), which yields MVSHKCVEEFGYASYLVPSNARAPRSARKRRSIEKRISKEDDNMCAIDLLATVAGHLSFESGSSLMSIDKLIEDHRVKEEFPEEEKPLMPVALSPYRGSLSPCGFSSVINGKVENEVDGFSYSGGSDACQVGNFSQDVKPDIDGDAVVLDARPNVVVSLGSSSRTEVPSIGNCVSHGVRDDVNLFSRDDDENFSKYIHPRVTKHSPRTVPRIGDRRIRKILASRHWKGGSRHSDTKPWRNYYLHQQRSYPIKKRKNFDHISDSVTDDYRMRTKMHRGSRKGQGASFVASDSHVKLRIKSFRVPELFIEIPETATVGSLKRMVMEAVSTLLSDGHRVGLMVQGKKVRDDNKTLHQTGISQDNSHLDSLDFSLEPSSEMPQLLTSHPLGHACEELLPVCQATKIDNVLESDHHDSALFPSDSLGNNNVTEDSKAMISVALNELSSQSQPPSRKSRRSEQQQQQAAQRRIRRPFSVAEVEALVQAVEKLGTGRWRDVKLCAFEDADHRTYVDLKDKWKTLVHTAKISPQQRRGEPVPQELLNRVLNAHGYWTQQQMQHLGGRLSFVYYYYY from the exons ATGGTGTCGCATAAGTGTGTAGAAGAATTTGGATACGCAAGCTACCTGGTACCTTCCAATGCAAGAGCACCCAGATCCGCCCGG AAGAGGCGCAGTATCGAGAAGAGGATAAgtaaagaagatgataataTGTGTGCAATTGATCTATTGGCCACCGTAGCTGGACACTTGTCATTTGAGAGTGGGAGTTCTCTCATGTCTATTGACAAACTGATTGAAGATCATCGTGTAAAGGAGGAATTCCCGGAGGAAGAAAAACCTCTAATGCCAGTAGCTTTATCCCCTTATCGGGGATCTTTGAGTCCCTGCGGATTCAGTTCTGTGATAAATGGCAAAGTAGAGAATGAGGTAGATGGTTTTAGTTACTCTGGTGGTAGTGATGCTTGTCAAGTCGGGAACTTCAGTCAAGATGTAAAACCGGATATCGATGGTGATGCAGTAGTTCTGGATGCGAGACCTAATGTTGTAGTTAGTTTAGGTAGTAGTAGTAGAACCGAAGTGCCATCAATTGGGAACTGTGTTTCCCATGGCGTTCGGGAtgatgtaaatttgtttagtagagatgatgatgaaaacttTTCCAAGTACATTCACCCGCGTGTTACAAAACATTCACCTAGGACTGTACCTCGTATTGGGGACAGAAGAATCAGGAAGATATTGGCTTCTAGACATTGGAAAGGAGGTTCAAGGCATTCAG ATACGAAACCGTGGAGAAATTATTACTTGCACCAGCAGAGGAGCTATCCTatcaagaaaaggaaaaacttTGACCACATATCTGATTCCGTTACTGATGATTACCGTATGCGTACTAAGATGCATAGAG GTAGTAGAAAAGGTCAAGGGGCATCCTTTGTGGCAAGCGACTCCCATG TGAAACTACGGATCAAGTCGTTCAGGGTGCCTGAGCTTTTCATAGAGATTCCAGAAACTGCTACTGTTGGCTCATTGAAG AGAATGGTGATGGAAGCAGTGAGCACTTTACTGAGTGATGGACACCGAGTTGGTCTGATGGTTCAGGGGAAGAAAGTCCGTGACGATAACAAAACCCTTCATCAGACTGGTATCTCTCAGGATAACTCCCACCTGGACTCTCTTGATTTTAGCCTTGAACCCAGCTCAGAAATGCCTCAACTGTTAACTAG TCACCCGTTGGGACATGCTTGTGAGGAGCTGCTACCTGTGTGCCAAGCTACTAAAATAGACAATGTGTTGGAATCTGACCATCATGACTCAGCATTATTCCCATCTGACTCATTAGGCAACAATAATGTGACAGAAGATTCTAAAGCTATGATTTCTGTGGCGCTCAACGAATTGTCTTCTCAATCACAACCACCTTCCCGGAAATCTAGAAGAAGTgaacagcagcagcagcaggcTGCACAACGCAGAATTCGTCGACCTTTCTCAGTTGCTGAAGTAGAAGCACTTGTTCAAGCAGTTGAGAAACTCGGTACTGGAAG GTGGAGAGATGTTAAGCTTTGTGCTTTCGAGGATGCTGACCACCGCACTTACGTAGATCTCAAG GATAAATGGAAAACGCTGGTCCACACGGCTAAGATATCTCCACAACAGAGGAGAGGAGAGCCAGTGCCGCAGGAACTTCTAAACCGAGTCTTGAACGCCCATGGCTACTGGACGCAGCAACAGATGCAGCA CCTTGGAGGTCGTCTCTCCTTTGTGTATTACTACTACTATTGA
- the TRP1 gene encoding telomeric repeat binding protein 1 (TELOMERE REPEAT BINDING PROTEIN 1 (ATTRP1); CONTAINS InterPro DOMAIN/s: SANT, DNA-binding (InterPro:IPR001005), Homeodomain-like (InterPro:IPR009057), Ubiquitin supergroup (InterPro:IPR019955), HTH transcriptional regulator, Myb-type, DNA-binding (InterPro:IPR017930), Homeodomain-related (InterPro:IPR012287); BEST Arabidopsis thaliana protein match is: TRF-like 1 (TAIR:AT3G46590.2); Has 1807 Blast hits to 1807 proteins in 277 species: Archae - 0; Bacteria - 0; Metazoa - 736; Fungi - 347; Plants - 385; Viruses - 0; Other Eukaryotes - 339 (source: NCBI BLink).): MVSHKCVEEFGYASYLVPSNARAPRSARKRRSIEKRISKEDDNMCAIDLLATVAGHLSFESGSSLMSIDKLIEDHRVKEEFPEEEKPLMPVALSPYRGSLSPCGFSSVINGKVENEVDGFSYSGGSDACQVGNFSQDVKPDIDGDAVVLDARPNVVVSLGSSSRTEVPSIGNCVSHGVRDDVNLFSRDDDENFSKYIHPRVTKHSPRTVPRIGDRRIRKILASRHWKGGSRHSDTKPWRNYYLHQQRSYPIKKRKNFDHISDSVTDDYRMRTKMHRGSRKGQGASFVASDSHVKLRIKSFRVPELFIEIPETATVGSLKRMVMEAVSTLLSDGHRVGLMVQGKKVRDDNKTLHQTGISQDNSHLDSLDFSLEPSSEMPQLLTSHPLGHACEELLPVCQATKIDNVLESDHHDSALFPSDSLGNNNVTEDSKAMISVALNELSSQSQPPSRKSRRSEQQQQQAAQRRIRRPFSVAEVEALVQAVEKLGTGRWRDVKLCAFEDADHRTYVDLKDKWKTLVHTAKISPQQRRGEPVPQELLNRVLNAHGYWTQQQMQQLQQNVNKLEQETQSQTTEGLLLL, encoded by the exons ATGGTGTCGCATAAGTGTGTAGAAGAATTTGGATACGCAAGCTACCTGGTACCTTCCAATGCAAGAGCACCCAGATCCGCCCGG AAGAGGCGCAGTATCGAGAAGAGGATAAgtaaagaagatgataataTGTGTGCAATTGATCTATTGGCCACCGTAGCTGGACACTTGTCATTTGAGAGTGGGAGTTCTCTCATGTCTATTGACAAACTGATTGAAGATCATCGTGTAAAGGAGGAATTCCCGGAGGAAGAAAAACCTCTAATGCCAGTAGCTTTATCCCCTTATCGGGGATCTTTGAGTCCCTGCGGATTCAGTTCTGTGATAAATGGCAAAGTAGAGAATGAGGTAGATGGTTTTAGTTACTCTGGTGGTAGTGATGCTTGTCAAGTCGGGAACTTCAGTCAAGATGTAAAACCGGATATCGATGGTGATGCAGTAGTTCTGGATGCGAGACCTAATGTTGTAGTTAGTTTAGGTAGTAGTAGTAGAACCGAAGTGCCATCAATTGGGAACTGTGTTTCCCATGGCGTTCGGGAtgatgtaaatttgtttagtagagatgatgatgaaaacttTTCCAAGTACATTCACCCGCGTGTTACAAAACATTCACCTAGGACTGTACCTCGTATTGGGGACAGAAGAATCAGGAAGATATTGGCTTCTAGACATTGGAAAGGAGGTTCAAGGCATTCAG ATACGAAACCGTGGAGAAATTATTACTTGCACCAGCAGAGGAGCTATCCTatcaagaaaaggaaaaacttTGACCACATATCTGATTCCGTTACTGATGATTACCGTATGCGTACTAAGATGCATAGAG GTAGTAGAAAAGGTCAAGGGGCATCCTTTGTGGCAAGCGACTCCCATG TGAAACTACGGATCAAGTCGTTCAGGGTGCCTGAGCTTTTCATAGAGATTCCAGAAACTGCTACTGTTGGCTCATTGAAG AGAATGGTGATGGAAGCAGTGAGCACTTTACTGAGTGATGGACACCGAGTTGGTCTGATGGTTCAGGGGAAGAAAGTCCGTGACGATAACAAAACCCTTCATCAGACTGGTATCTCTCAGGATAACTCCCACCTGGACTCTCTTGATTTTAGCCTTGAACCCAGCTCAGAAATGCCTCAACTGTTAACTAG TCACCCGTTGGGACATGCTTGTGAGGAGCTGCTACCTGTGTGCCAAGCTACTAAAATAGACAATGTGTTGGAATCTGACCATCATGACTCAGCATTATTCCCATCTGACTCATTAGGCAACAATAATGTGACAGAAGATTCTAAAGCTATGATTTCTGTGGCGCTCAACGAATTGTCTTCTCAATCACAACCACCTTCCCGGAAATCTAGAAGAAGTgaacagcagcagcagcaggcTGCACAACGCAGAATTCGTCGACCTTTCTCAGTTGCTGAAGTAGAAGCACTTGTTCAAGCAGTTGAGAAACTCGGTACTGGAAG GTGGAGAGATGTTAAGCTTTGTGCTTTCGAGGATGCTGACCACCGCACTTACGTAGATCTCAAG GATAAATGGAAAACGCTGGTCCACACGGCTAAGATATCTCCACAACAGAGGAGAGGAGAGCCAGTGCCGCAGGAACTTCTAAACCGAGTCTTGAACGCCCATGGCTACTGGACGCAGCAACAGATGCAGCAGCTGCAGCAGAATGTGAACAAGCTGGAGCAGGAGACACAGTCTCAAACGACAGAGGGTCTGTTACTTCTCTAA
- the ORP3C gene encoding OSBP(oxysterol binding protein)-related protein 3C (OSBP(oxysterol binding protein)-related protein 3C (ORP3C); FUNCTIONS IN: oxysterol binding; INVOLVED IN: steroid metabolic process; LOCATED IN: cellular_component unknown; EXPRESSED IN: 25 plant structures; EXPRESSED DURING: 14 growth stages; CONTAINS InterPro DOMAIN/s: Oxysterol-binding protein, conserved site (InterPro:IPR018494), Oxysterol-binding protein (InterPro:IPR000648); BEST Arabidopsis thaliana protein match is: OSBP(oxysterol binding protein)-related protein 3B (TAIR:AT3G09300.1); Has 1807 Blast hits to 1807 proteins in 277 species: Archae - 0; Bacteria - 0; Metazoa - 736; Fungi - 347; Plants - 385; Viruses - 0; Other Eukaryotes - 339 (source: NCBI BLink).) translates to MGSPKKNENKGFFAAMTSGFSMFGTAVSRSVNGVQGNEGVEVINPEGGKEDAEEEAQKGRWKDEERDSYWKMMQKYIGSDITSMVTLPVVIFEPMTMLQKMAEIMEYSHLLDQADECEDPYLRLVYASSWAISVYYAFQRTWKPFNPILGETYEMVNHGGISFISEQVSHHPPMSAGHAENEHFIYDITSKLKTKLLGNSVDVYPVGRTRVTLKKDGVVLDLVPPLTKIHNLIFGRTWVDSPGEMVMTNLTTGDKVVLYFQPCGWFGSGRYEVDGYVYSAAEEPKIMMTGKWNEKMSYQPCDAEGEPLPGTELKEVWHLADVPKNDNFQYTHFAHKINSFDTAPAKLLASDSRIRPDRYSLEQGDLSKAGSEKHSLEERQRAEKRTRETKGQKFTPRWFDLTDEITPTPWGDIEVYQYNGKYNEHRDTAESSSSASNETDLKSIEFNPWQYGNISTE, encoded by the exons atgggaagtCCAAAGAAGAACGAGAACAAAGGCTTCTTCGCCGCCATGACTTCTGGCTTCTCCATGTTCGGTACCGCCGTGTCGAGATCCGTTAACGG CGTGCAAGGTAATGAAGGAGTTGAGGTCATAAATCCAGAAGGTGGCAAGGAAGATGCTGAAGAGGAAGCTCAGAAAGGAAGGTGGAAGGACGAG GAACGAGATAGTTACTGGAAGATGATGCAGAAATATATAGGTTCGGATATTACGTCAATGGTGACTCTTCCTGTTGTTATATTTGAGCCTATGACTATGCTCCAGAAGATGGCTGAG ATAATGGAGTATTCTCATTTGTTGGATCAAGCAGATGAATGCGAAGATCCATACTTGCGTTTAGTATATGCTT CATCATGGGCTATATCTGTTTACTATGCCTTCCAACGAACTTGGAAGCCTTTCAATCCTATTCTTGGGGAGACATATGAGATGGTCAACCATGGTGggatttcttttatttctgaGCAG GTTAGCCATCATCCACCAATGAGTGCTGGTCATGCCGAGAACGAGCACTTCATTTACGACATCACATCAAAGTTGAAAACTAAACTTTTGGGTAACTCTGTTGATGTTTACCCTGTGGGAAG AACGCGTGTAACCCTCAAGAAAGATGGTGTGGTTCTGGATTTGGTGCCGCCTCTCACTAAGATTCACAATCTAATATTTGGACGAACCTGGGTTGACTCACCTGGGGAAATGGTCATGACAAATTTAACCACTGGAGACAAAGTTGTGCTTTATTTCCAGCCATGTGGCTGGTTCGG TTCTGGCCGCTATGAAGTTGATGGCTACGTTTACAGCGCAGCTGAAGAACCGAAAATCATGATGACAGGAAAATGGAATGAGAAAATGAGCTACCAACCTTGTGATGCCGAAGGGGAACCCCTTCCAGGAACAGAGCTGAAAGAG gTGTGGCATTTGGCTGATGTCCCCAAAAACGACAACTTTCAGTACACTCACTTTGCTCACAAGATAAACAGCTTCGACACAGCGCCTGCTAAGCTCTTGGCTTCAGACTCACGTATCCGTCCTGATAGATATTCCCTTGAGCAGGGTGACCTTTCTAAAGCTGGTTCCGAGAAACACag CCTTGAGGAGAGACAAAGGGCCGAAAAGAGGACCAGAGAGACAAAGGGACAAAAGTTCACTCCAAGATGGTTCGATCTAACGGATGAGATCACACCTACTCCATGGGGAGATATTGAAGTATACCAATACAACGGGAAGTACAATGAACACCGAGACACGGCAGAGAGCTCAAGTAGTGCCTCCAACGAAACGGACCTCAAATCGATCGAGTTTAATCCTTGGCAATATGGTAATATCTCAACCGAATGA